The Halovivax ruber XH-70 genome includes the window TCGAATTCGAGAACGTCGATGCGCTCGACGCGTTTTACGACCTGTACGGCGAACCCGACTGGGACATCGGCGAGGACGACCTTCCGCCGAAGGTGGCGACGCGAACGGAGCCAACCCCGGCCGCCCACGCGTCCCTCACTGCCGACGAGCTTTCGACGGCCCTCGCGGAGATCGACGGAATCACGTCTGTCGACTTCTCTCCAGGTGCGAATCCGTTCTGGAAGCTCGGCGACGCGTACGACGACCGGGTCTTTCCGCAGGTCGAAAACGCGCGTGATTACGTCTCTCACGGAGAACTCGCACAGGGTCTCGAATATCTGGAGTCGAATCATCCAGATCGGCTCCGCGTTCACGCGATCGGGAAGAGTCCGGGGTGGGAGAACCTGTTCACCGGTGACGAGCGTGACCCGACGGACGTCTACGTCGCCGAAGTGACGAAGAACGTCCGGGACGACGCGTCGTTCCAGGCCAAGGAGAAGGCCGTCTTCTCCCTCGCCATCCACGGCGACGAACCGGCCGGCCGGGTTGCAGGGACGCGGCTCATCGAGGAGATCACGAAGGGCGAAGCGGACGACTTCGAAAAACTGATCGAGGATATCGCGATCGTCTTCATCTTCACCAATCCGGATGGCTGGGTCGCTCGCAAGCCACAGTACGAATTCGAGTCGTGGAGCGGGACCGAGCGGGTCCGGTATCACCGCGGCAACGCGGCCATCGGCGACACGAACCGCCAGTACCCGACGATGGGATGGATCAATCCGAGCTACTGGCCCGCCGAACCGGAGGACGCGCCCGACGTCCGACCCGACGACCCAGCGGGTCGCGGGTACGAAGACGTGGTCCCGGACGCGCTTTCGGTCGTCGAGCAGCTGCGGGGGTACGACAACGTCGAGTACCTGTGCGATTACCACATGATGGATCTCTCGGCATCGATGGTGCTGAACCTGGAGTCCAACGCGCCGTACGATCACGCCGGCACGCACGACCTGGACGAGGTCAACCGCCGGATCGACGGGGCGATGACCGATCACTGGGGAAGCCCGGACGCAATCGCCGACGAGACGAGTCGGGCCGCCGACGCGATCTGGGGATACCCAGGATACGTCCCCGATCGATTGCTGGATTATGGGACCATCTACGACACGCTTTCCTACCAGGTTACCGGCGCACTGCTCGGCTGGGCTGGCCAACCCGAGGAGTTCGGGGGGCTCGGCGCCGTCACCGTGGCTCCCGAACTAATTTTGCGGGACGCCTACGACTTCAAACCCTTCATCGAACGCCACCTCGCGACGGCCTACCGGCTCTCGATGCGCGAGTACGCTGAGCTGACAGCCGTGTCCACTGACGCGACGGTAGCCACCGGCGGGAAGGACGTTGCATACGTCAGTTCCGATTCACTCACCCGTCGATCGGCGGACCTCCCGTTCACGGACGGCCATCCCGGCAAGGGGAAGGGATCAGACGGACGGCCCAGCACCAGCGTCCATCGGCGCCACGATTCTGTCCAGCCCGGGCCGGCGGGTCGGTCGACCGTTACCGCCAGCGGGTCGACGCGTTCGCTCGCCGTCCAGTTCGATGCCCCGGATCTCGACACGGGAACCGTTCGACTGGTCGATCCCGAGGGGAAGACGGTTCGGAAGGCAGACGTCGCGGATATCGAGGGTCGAGACGACGGGGCGTTCTACGTTCCACAGCCCGGCACCGGCGAGTGGTCGATCGAACACGACGGCGACGATGCCCTCGCAGTGGAGTTCGTCCAGCTTGACAGCGATACCGAGTATCCAGATCCAGAGGCGGTGCTAGGATACAGCCAGCGCGAGTACGTCGTCAATCCGATGCAGTACTTCACGGATCTCGAACCCTACCTCGAGGACGGCTCCATCGACGAACTTCGCGTCCACGACGTCAGAAATGGCCGGCTGATGCGGGGCAACTCGGGGAAATTCTGGTACGACACCGTCGTCATCTCGACGGACGACGGCATCGACAATCCGTGGTATCTGGCCGTCCTCGAGTTGTTCGTGGCAAACGGCGGTTCCCTCGTTCTCACCGACGCGGGTGTCGCCCTCCTCGGTGAGATCGACCTGGGTGACGCGGGCGCTATCGGCCCGGACCATCTCTCCAACGAGACGGTCCGCTTCCCCAATCTCGCTGACCGTGACTTTGACCATCCACTCTTGATGGATGTCCGACCCATCCAGCAGGAGATCTGGAAGATCTCACAGCTGGGATATACGACCGGGGAGGACTCGCCCGTCTGGACTGTCGATGCGGATGCCTTCGCCAACGCGGGTGGGTCCATCGCCGGCTCGCTCGGTAGTTCGGGAGACGTCGGTGCTGGGACGCTGTCCGTCGGAGACGGTCGAATAACCGTCCTCGGTTCGGTGCTCCCACCGGCCAACCAGCACGAGCTTCACCCCTTCGGACTGGCCGACTATACCCTCTCGTTCATGGGTCACACGCTGCTGTGTAACGCCCTCGGGTTCCAGCAGCGACGCTACGTCGACGGCGAACTCGTCGGGACGTGGGGTGAGATTCGGTAAGTGGGACTCTCGAACCGAGTGGATCCAGAGAAGTGTTGCGAGGGAAGATCGCTCCGTGTCGATCTTCCGCATCGCGTCTCGCCGCAGCAGTGCGGCGCGCTGCGATGCGAGGGGAGGGGATCGAACCCACGAACGTCTACACGAGCGGATCTTGAGTCCGCCGCCGTTGGCCGCTTGGCTACCCTCGCACGCACCTGTCGCTTCGACGGGGTCGTTTGAATACGCTACGGTTCTGCTGCCACGATTCGCGACGCCGCGTTCGTCCGCTGAGGGTGGCGCCGCTTTCGTCGTCACCGAACACGGTACCGATCACTCGTCCGTCGTCGCTCCTCGTTCCCGCAGTTGTAACAGCGATACCCGCCCGTCTGTTGCGTGTACATGCGCTCCCCACAGCGGTCACACCGGCCGCGTGGATACTCCATCGTGGTTGTTACGGATGCCGTACGGGTAAATCAGGGGGCACGTACTCGCAGGGTGTGGGCCGTCAGGACGCCGACTGTTGGTGATGATGGTGGGTGCGGTGGTGGCGGTGAAGCCTTTCCCGCGGGGGAGTAAACGAAACCATATGGACGAACACACGCAGGATCCGAGCGTCGGGCCACCAGATGGCAATCCGACGGGGTGGGATGCCCAGCTCGAACGTTGGGAACATCCCACTCTCAGGCGTGCCTGCGTCGATGGTTTACAGGCGTTCAACGCTGGCGACTACCACACTGCCCACGACGAGTTCGAGGATGAGTGGTACAACTACGCCAGCGGGTCCACGGAAAGCGCGTTTCTCCACGGGATGGTCCAGATCGCCGCCGGCGTCTACAAGCGAGTCGATTTCGAGAACGACGACGGATTACGCAACCTCTTCGAAACTGCGTGTCAGTACCTCCAGGACGTGCCGTCAGATTACTACGGGGTGGACGTCCACTCGGTCAGGACGGTCGCGACGCGTGCGCTAAACGATCCCTCGGTCGTCGACGACTGGAACCTCCAGCTCGATGGCAATCCTTTCCCGTCCGAGTGACGGTAACCCTGCACTCGACGCGGAGTGTCTCCTGCCTCGGTCCGAATCGCATAAGTTTCGCTGGGCCCCAATCAGAGATACATGCGTGTCGAGCAGCTCGGAACCGGGACGCCGTCTATCGCGATCGTGGGCGGCATTCACGGCGACGAACCCTGCGGTGTTCACGCCATCGAGCGGCTTATCTCGGAGCGGCCGTCCGTCTCGGAACCGGTCAAACTCGTCGTGGCTAACGAACGGGCGATCGAATCGGGACGTCGGTACGTCGACGAGGATCTGAACCGGGCGTTTCCCGGAGACGAAACGGCGGCGTCCCACGAAGGTCGTCTTGCGGCCAGACTAATGGACGAACTCGCGGGCACGCTCGTCATGTCGCTACACTCGACGCGGAGCCACGCTGATCCGTTCGCAGTCGTCGATCACGTGACCGAGACGAGTCGCCGTGTCGTTTCCCAGCTGTCGATCGGCGCACTCGTCGAAACCGGTGCGTTCGCCGATGGACGACTGCGGACTGGGGCAGAGACAATCGAAGTGGAGTGTGGCCTCCAGGGGACACAGCGGGCCGCAGAGAACGCCGTCCGCCTCGTCCGGGAGTTTTTGACCGCGGCTGGAGCCCTGCCGGGCGACACACTCACCCACCAACTGCCGCACTTCCGCCTCACCGACACGATTTCGAAAGATTCGGCCGACCGATACGAAGTCTTCGTCGACAATTTCGAGCGCGTCGAACCCGGCGACCAGTTCGCCGCTGCGGATGGTGAACCCCACGTCGCGTCGGATGCGTTCTACCCGGTCTTGCTCTCCGCGAACGGATACGAGGACGTCTTCGGCTACACCGCGACGAAACTCCCCGATATCGTTCCTGTCGGGTCGACGTAATCACGGGTCGGTACGGCCGTCTCCGCCGTGCCCGCCATAGACGCCATCGTGAACAGCGCGTGTTTCACCCTTCCGACCCTGTCTCAACTGCGACCCACCCCGAACAGAACACTTAATTACGTGTGCGGAGATACTCAGCCGAACGACTGATGGGGCCTCACACGTCGCCGTCCGACCAGGACCGGTCCACCGATTCGACGGTGGACTCGGGTTCGAATTCGGCCCACGAGACCGATCCGACTGACCACTGTCGGACGGACGGTGGCGTCTCCGATCGCACGGCGTCGTCGGTCTTCGCGGATCTCGCCGCTGACGACGAGCCGGTCGATACCGACGCGATTCTCGGAGACACCTCGCCAACTGACCTGATCGACGGGTCGGTAACGCCCGATCCGGCAATTCAGGCACCGGCGGATCTGTTCGACGAGGCAGCCTTCGACGATCTCCTGTTACCCGACCGACGGGAAGGCGACGAGTTTCTCTGGATCGAAACGCCGGATTCGACGTCCACGACCGAGCCGTCGTGGGGTCAGTCACCTGACGAGGGGACCGACCGATCGGCTGGATCGGACGCCGACGACGTTGCACGGACAGCTACTGGCTCCGACGAACCAGACTCGGTACCGGACCAACCCGGGAGTGCATTCGACGACAGTGATACCGGCTACGAAGAGATCGACCTGGGATCGATCTTCGCCGGTGCTGCGGAAGTAGGTGATGGCGGTGGTGGACGAGTACCGCCTCGAACCGATTCGCCGACGGAAAAACTGGACGACTCCAGCTCGAACGAACCAACTCCGGACGAACCGTCGGCCGAAGCGTCTCGGCTCGATTCCGAAGCATCTCAGGTCGAATCCGACGATTCGTCGTCGAACCCGACAGGCACCGAGGGGTCGTCGAACGAGTCCTCGTCACGAATACAGTCGATCCTCGCCAGCCTGCGATCGCTCGTCCCGGGTCTGTAACGCGGTGTGAAAAGACGGTTGTCTGGCCCAGCGCCGATCGAGTAAATCGAGGAGAACAGTGTAACGATTTGTGTGTGAGAGCCGCTAGTCCGTCCACTCGAGGCGGGCCCGCTCTAGAGGATCGACTCGACCGAATCGGCAACCTCTTCGGGCGTGTCGCCGACCGGGACGCCGGCGTCGTTGAGGGCGTCGATCTTGCTCTCTGCGGTGCCGGTGCCCGACCCGGAGACGATCGCGCCGGCGTGGCCCATTCGCTTGCCCGGCGGGGCCGTGCGGCCGGCGATGAAGCCGACGACGGGTGTGTCGACGTGATCGGCGATGTACTGGGCGGCTTCCTCTTCGTCCTCGCCGCCGATCTCGCCGCACATGACGATCGCTTCGGTGTCCGGATCGTCTTCGAACGCCGCGAGGGCGTCGACGAAGTCCGTCCCGATGATCGGGTCGCCACCGATCCCGATGGCCGTCGTCTGGCCGATACCACGGTTCGTGAGGCTGTCGACGACTTGGTAGGTGAGCGTGCCCGAGCGCGAGACGAGCCCGACGTCACCCGGCGCGAAGATGTTGCCGGGGAGGATACCGAGTTTCGACTCGCCGGGCGTGATGATGCCCGGACAGTTGGGACCGAGCAGTCGCGTGTCGGTTTCGGTGAGTCGCTTGTTCACGCGAGCCATGTCCTGCGTCGGGATTCCCTCCGTGATCGCGACGGCGAGGTCGAGGTCCGTGTCCAGCGCCTCGAAGATCGCGTCACCGGCGAACGCCGGCGGGACGAAGATGACCGAAGCATCTGCGTCCTCTTCGCGCACGGCCTGGTCGACCGTATCGTAGACGGGGACGCCGTCGACCTCCTGGCCGCCCTTGCCGGGGACGGCGCCGGCGACGACGTTCGTCCCGTATCCCATCATCTGACCGGCGTGGAACTTGCCTTCCCCGCCGGTAATGCCCTGTACGACGACGCGCGTGTCTTCGTCGACGAGTACACTCATGCTTCTCCCTCCTCGGCGTATTCGACCGAGCGTTGAACCGCGTCCTCGAGCGTCTGTTCGACGGTCACGAGGTCCTCGTTCAGAATCTCCATGCCTTCCTCCCAGTTCGTTCCCGCGAGTCGGACGACGACCGGTTTGGGAATCTCGTCGAACGCCTCGAGTGCTTCGTTGATCCCCTTGGCGACCTCGTCACCACGGGTGATGCCGCCGAAGATGTTGAAGACGACGCTGTCGACGTTGTCGTCGGAGAAGACCATATCGAGCGCGTTGGTGATCCGTTCGGCCTTCGCGCCGCCACCGACGTCGAGGAAGTTCGCGGGTGACCCGCCGTAGTAATCCACCAGGTCGAGCGTGGTCATCACGAGTCCTGCGCCGTTTCCGATGATGCCGACAGAGCCGTCGAGACGGACGTAGTCGAAGCCGTACTCGTCGGCTTTCTGCTCCAGTTCGTCGCCGCCTGCGGCCTCCTCACCCATCTC containing:
- a CDS encoding DUF309 domain-containing protein: MDEHTQDPSVGPPDGNPTGWDAQLERWEHPTLRRACVDGLQAFNAGDYHTAHDEFEDEWYNYASGSTESAFLHGMVQIAAGVYKRVDFENDDGLRNLFETACQYLQDVPSDYYGVDVHSVRTVATRALNDPSVVDDWNLQLDGNPFPSE
- a CDS encoding succinylglutamate desuccinylase/aspartoacylase domain-containing protein, translated to MRVEQLGTGTPSIAIVGGIHGDEPCGVHAIERLISERPSVSEPVKLVVANERAIESGRRYVDEDLNRAFPGDETAASHEGRLAARLMDELAGTLVMSLHSTRSHADPFAVVDHVTETSRRVVSQLSIGALVETGAFADGRLRTGAETIEVECGLQGTQRAAENAVRLVREFLTAAGALPGDTLTHQLPHFRLTDTISKDSADRYEVFVDNFERVEPGDQFAAADGEPHVASDAFYPVLLSANGYEDVFGYTATKLPDIVPVGST
- the sucD gene encoding succinate--CoA ligase subunit alpha; this translates as MSVLVDEDTRVVVQGITGGEGKFHAGQMMGYGTNVVAGAVPGKGGQEVDGVPVYDTVDQAVREEDADASVIFVPPAFAGDAIFEALDTDLDLAVAITEGIPTQDMARVNKRLTETDTRLLGPNCPGIITPGESKLGILPGNIFAPGDVGLVSRSGTLTYQVVDSLTNRGIGQTTAIGIGGDPIIGTDFVDALAAFEDDPDTEAIVMCGEIGGEDEEEAAQYIADHVDTPVVGFIAGRTAPPGKRMGHAGAIVSGSGTGTAESKIDALNDAGVPVGDTPEEVADSVESIL
- a CDS encoding M14 family zinc carboxypeptidase, with protein sequence MGNTNHAAGESNSVSESDRYTHKEAAALDEGTFDGSPIDRRTFMHVAAATGAALALPGAVSATVEDDALTELASFAVNATPDDHLTTLVIEFENVDALDAFYDLYGEPDWDIGEDDLPPKVATRTEPTPAAHASLTADELSTALAEIDGITSVDFSPGANPFWKLGDAYDDRVFPQVENARDYVSHGELAQGLEYLESNHPDRLRVHAIGKSPGWENLFTGDERDPTDVYVAEVTKNVRDDASFQAKEKAVFSLAIHGDEPAGRVAGTRLIEEITKGEADDFEKLIEDIAIVFIFTNPDGWVARKPQYEFESWSGTERVRYHRGNAAIGDTNRQYPTMGWINPSYWPAEPEDAPDVRPDDPAGRGYEDVVPDALSVVEQLRGYDNVEYLCDYHMMDLSASMVLNLESNAPYDHAGTHDLDEVNRRIDGAMTDHWGSPDAIADETSRAADAIWGYPGYVPDRLLDYGTIYDTLSYQVTGALLGWAGQPEEFGGLGAVTVAPELILRDAYDFKPFIERHLATAYRLSMREYAELTAVSTDATVATGGKDVAYVSSDSLTRRSADLPFTDGHPGKGKGSDGRPSTSVHRRHDSVQPGPAGRSTVTASGSTRSLAVQFDAPDLDTGTVRLVDPEGKTVRKADVADIEGRDDGAFYVPQPGTGEWSIEHDGDDALAVEFVQLDSDTEYPDPEAVLGYSQREYVVNPMQYFTDLEPYLEDGSIDELRVHDVRNGRLMRGNSGKFWYDTVVISTDDGIDNPWYLAVLELFVANGGSLVLTDAGVALLGEIDLGDAGAIGPDHLSNETVRFPNLADRDFDHPLLMDVRPIQQEIWKISQLGYTTGEDSPVWTVDADAFANAGGSIAGSLGSSGDVGAGTLSVGDGRITVLGSVLPPANQHELHPFGLADYTLSFMGHTLLCNALGFQQRRYVDGELVGTWGEIR